Sequence from the Stenotrophomonas sp. 364 genome:
CGGTGATGGGCCGGCTGGAGGCGCTGCGCAGCGAACTGGGCGTTGCCGCGCAGGTCCACCTGCTCGGCTACCGGCCCGATGCGTGCCGCCTGATGGCCGGCTTCGACATCTTCGCCCTGGCCACGCACAAGGAAGCGGCCGGCACGGTGTTCCTGGAGGCGGCGCACGTGGGCCTGCCGGTGGTGGCCACGCGCGTGGGCGGGGTGCCGGAAATGGTGCTGGAAGGCAGCAATGCTATTCTCGCCCCATTGGGCGACCAGGCGGCCCTGACCCAGGCATTGCAGACCCTGGTTGAAGATTCCGCGCAGCGCCGGCGCATGGGCCGTGCCGGCTGGGAATGGATGCGCAGCGCGCAGCGCTTCACCCCCTCGGGGCATACCGAAGCGACCGAACACTATTACCACCAGTGGTTGAAGGAACTGGGCCATGGCCAACGCTAGATCCGTGCCGGTATTGATGCACCACCACGTGTCGCCGTCGCCGGGAATGATCACGGTGTCGCCGGAGAATTTCGAAAGCCAGATCGCGTGGCTGGCCAACAACGGCTGGACCTCGCTGACGCTGGCGCAGTACGCCGACTTCCTGGCCGGCAAGCCGGTCCCCCGCAAGTCGATCGTGATCACCTTCGACGACGGCTACCTGGACAACTGGGTGTACGCGCACCCGATCCTGCTCAAGTACGGCATGCACGCGGTGGTCTTCGTGGTCACCGGCTGGATGGGCGAAGGCCCGGTCCGCCCGCACGCCGGGCAGCCGGGCGTGACGCTGCCACCCACGCCGGACCATCGCGGGTGCGAAGCGGCGATCCTGCGGGACGACCGCACCGATGACGTGATGATGCGCTGGAGCGAGGCGCGCGCGATGATCGCGGCCGGCACCTTTGAAGTGCATTGCCACACCCACTCGCATACGCGCTGGCTGAAGCAGGACATCACCCGCGAGCAGAAGTGCGAGGGCATCACCCGCGACCTGTCGATGGCGCGGCTGGTGCTGCAGCAGCAGCTGGGTGAGGTGTCGGACACGCTGTGCTGGCCCTACGGCGATTTCGACGCGGACTACCTGCCGATCGCGCGGGCACAGGGCTTCAAGTACCTGCACACCACGCACCCGTTCGGGCGCAACGTGGTGGGCGGCGATCCGGAGCACATTTACCGCTTCGCGATCCGCAACCGTCCGGCCAGCTGGCTGCGCAAGCGCATCGCGTGGAGTTACCACCCGTTGATCGCCCCGGTGTTCAACCGCTTCAAGGCGAAGCAGAAGAAGATGGTGCCGGGGCCGTAAGGCCGCCGGGGCTGTCATGCCATCCGGTAGAGCCGACCGTTGGTCGGCTGCTCCAGCACGGTGCACATCAACGCAGCCTACCGACGGTGGAAAGGCCGACCAACGGTCGGCTCTACCACGCGGTGGCCATTCTCAGGCGGCCGCCGCCTTCACCGCGCCGGACAGATGATCCAGCGTGGACTGCATCAGCTCGGCGGTATCGGCCTCGACGGTGACACGCACCACCGGCTCGGTGCCGGACGGACGCAGGAACGCGCGACCGCGACCCTGCACCGCCGCCTGCGCGGCGACCAGCGCGGCCTGCACTGTTTCGGCCTGCACGATGGCCTTGGCCGACACGTCGCCCAGCCGCACGTTCACGGTCTTCTGCGGCACCCGGCTCAGGTCCTGCAGCGAGGCGCGCAGCGTGCGGCCTTCGCGGCGCAGCACTTCCAGCACCTGCAGCGCGCTGACGATTGCATCGCCGGTGGTGGCACGGTCCAGGCACAACAGGTGGCCGGAGGCTTCGCCGCCCAGCACGCCGCCGCCTTCGACCAGCGCCTGGTGGACGTAGCGGTCGCCCACGTTGCTGCGCACGAACGGCAGGCCGAGGCGCTCCAGCGCCTGTTCCAGGCCGAAGTTGGTCATCAGCGTGCCAACCACCGGGCCACGCAGGCGACCATTGCGCTGCCAGGACGCGGCCAGCACGTACAGCAGATCGTCGCCGTCGACCGGGTTGCCCTGATCGTCGGCCATCAGCACGCGGTCGCCATCGCCGTCGAAGGCGATGCCCAGATCGGCCCCGACTTCACGCACCTTTTTGGCGAGGTTGTCGATGTGCATCGAGCCCACGCCATCGTTGATGTTTACCCCGTTGGGTTCGGCACCGATGGTGACCACCTCCGCGCCCAACTCGCGGAACAGCAGCGGGGCGATGTGGTAGGTCGCGCCGTGCGCGCAGTCGAGCACGATCTTCAGTCCGCGCAGGTCGAAGCTGCGCGGCACGCTGGCCTTGCAGAACTCGATGTAGCGGCCCACCGCATCGCGCGCGCGCATGGCCTTGCCAAGGCGGTCGGATTCGGCAGTGGTGAAGTCGCTGTCCAGCGCCGCTTCCAGCGCCAGTTCGGTGGCGTCGTCGAGCTTTTCGCCATCGGCGGAGAAGAACTTGATGCCGTTGTCGTAATGCGGGTTGTGCGAGGCGCTGATGACGATGCCGGCGTCTGCGCCCAGGGTGCGGGTGAGGAACGCCACCGCGGGGGTCGGCATCGGGCCGAGCAGCTGCACGTCCACGCCGCCGGCGACCAGGCCCGCTTCCAGCGCGGCTTCGAACATGTAGCCAGAAATGCGCGTGTCCTTGCCGATCACCACCACCGGGCGGTGCCCGGGGCGGTGGCCATTACGCTCGGTCAGCACGCGGCCGAGCGCGTTGCCCAGGCGCAGCACGAAGTCGGCGGAGATCACCCCTTGGCCCACGCGGCCACGGATGCCGTCGGTGCCGAAATACCGGCGCGCACCCATCAGGCGACCTCGTCGGCAACCGGCGCCGGCTGACGGCCGAGCATGGCCAGCAGGTCGGACAGGCGCTCACGCATTTCGCGGCGGTCGCAGATCTGGTCGATGGCCCCGTGCTCGAGCAGGAACTCCGAGCGCTGGAAGCCTTCGGGGAGCTTTTCGCGCACGGTCTGTTCGATCACGCGCGGGCCGGCGAAGCCGATCAGTGCCTGCGGTTCGGCGATGTTGATGTCGCCCAGCATCGCAAACGAGGCCGAGACGCCGCCGGTGGTCGGGTGGGTCAGGACCGAGATGTACGGCAGGCCGGCCTCACGCAGCTTGCCCAGCGCGGCCGAGGTCTTGGCCATCTGCATGAGCGAGAACAGGCCTTCCTGCATGCGCGCGCCGCCGCTGGCGGAGAAGCAGACATACGGGGCGCCGATTTCGACGGCCTTTTCAGCCGCCAGCGAGAAGCGCTCGCCGACCACCGAGCCCATCGAGCCGCCCATGAAGGCAAAGTCGAACGCGGAGGCGACCAGCGGGCGGCCTTTCATCAGGCCCTGCATCGCGATCAGGGCGTCGTACTCGCCGGTGTTCTTCTGCGAGGCCTTGATGCGCTCGATGTACTTCTTCTGGTCCTTGAACTTGAGCAGGTCGGTCGGTCCCAGGCGCGCACCGATTTCGGTGGTGCTGTCGGCGTCGAACAGGGCGGCCAGGCGCGCGCGCGCGCGGATCGCCATGTGGTGGCCGCACTTGGGGCAGACTTCCAGGTTGTCTTCCAGCTCAGGTCCGTACAGTGCGCTGCCGCAGTTGCTGCACTTTTCCCACAGGCCCTCGGGGACGCTGCGCTTTTTGCTGGGGACGTTGTCGGTGCGGATGCCAGACGGCATCAACTTGCTGAGCCAACTCATGCGGGATGCTACTTCCGTTCAGGGCGGCCCGAAGGCCGCAAAGGCGGACAGTCTAGCTCAGGCCCTCCCCACCCGTGCACCCCCTGCCGGGTGCGGCGGCGGACGGTAAAACCGTGCTGTGACGTATGTTTACGTGCCGACCCGTAGCGCCGAGCTCTGCCCGGCGATGGTGCCGAGGTGCAAATGCCGGGCAGAGCCCGGCACTACGGATGGGCTTGCTTCAGGTTCCGCTATCCAATGCCTGGCGCAGCGGCGGGAGGAAAGACGTTGCGGTCTGTGCGGCGGTGGCTGCATCGGCCGCTTCACCCAGTGCGGCGACCAGGGCGCTGCCGACCACGACGCCGTCCGCTTCGATGGCCATGGCGGCGGCGCTGGCCGCGTCCTTGATGCCGAAGCCGGCCACCACGGGGACGGTGGAGCGGCTGCGCAGGTCGCGCAGGCGGGCACTGGCGGCGCTGCTGTCAAGGCGTTCGGACGCACCGGTGACGCCTGCGAAGCTGACGTAGTAGAGGTAGCCCTGGGCCATGGCCGACAGGGTGTCCAGCCGGGTGTCGGCGGTGGTCGGAGAAGCCAGCAGGATCAGGGCCAGGCCGGCGGCGGTGAAGATGGCGCGCGTTTCGGCGGCCTCTTCCGGCGGCAGGTCGACCAGCAGCACGCCGTCCACGCCTGCGGCGATGGCCGCGTCGGCGAAGCGGGCCGTACCGTGGATCTCCACCGGGTTCAGATAACCCATCAGCACCACCGGGGTGGTGGCGTCGTCACGGCGGAAGGCGGCCACGGTTTCCAGCACGTAGCGCAGCCCTGCCCCACGCGCCAGCGCGCGCTCGGAGCTGCGCTGGATGGTGGGGCCGTCGGCCATCGGGTCGGAGAACGGCACGCCCAGTTCGATCACGTCCGCGCCGGCGGCGGCGAGTGCGTGCATTACCGGCACGGTGGCGTCCAGGCCCGGATCACCGGCGGTGATGAAGGGAATCAGCGCCTTGCGGCCATCGGCGCGCAGGCGGGCAAAACAGGCATCGATACGGTCCACGGACATTTCAGGCACATCCTTCAATCAGTTCAACGGCGCCGCTGGCGCCCCAGTACAGCGTCGAAATCACCCCGTCGAAGATCTCCAGCCGGATCGCCAGATCCGAGCCAGGGTCCTGCCAGGTCAGGTATTGGCCCGTTTCAGGGTCGTAGGCATGCGGCTGCGCAAGGCTGCCCTTGGGCAGGCGCTTGAGCGCGGCGTCACGCGTCATGCCCAGGCGCAGCCCGAACGGGCCCGCCTGGGTGATGGTTTCATCGGTGCCGTCCAGCGGCGCCAGTTCGAAGCGCTGCACGTGGTCGTCGTCGACCATCATCGAGATGCCCTCGGGCAGGCTGCCGCGCTCGTAATACTCGCAGCTGCCGGCCTGCCCGCCTTCGCTCAGACCAGCCGAATGCCAGGTGGCATCGGCATCGGCGGCGGTGAAGCGCTGGCCGATGACGATGTCGCCGGCATGGTCCAAGGCAACGGACACCACGGCGGGCGCCGGGACCGCATCGGGGGCCGGGGCCGGCGGTTCCGGCTCATCCTCGATCGGGCGGTTGGCCACGTCGTCATCGTTGCTCGCCGGTACCTGCGCCGGTGCGATGGCCGCCGGCGACGCCGGCGCCGCGGGCAGCAGCGGCGGGTCCGGCGGGGTGCAGGCGGTCAGACCGACCACGATCAGCAGCGCACTTCCCTGGCGCAGCAGTGGGTTCACAGCATCAGGCCCTCGCGGGCGGCGATGGTATGCACGTCCTTGTCACCACGGCCGGACAGGTTGCACAGCACCAGTTTGTCGCGGGGCAGGTCCCGCGCGATCTTGATGGCCTGGGCCACGGCGTGGCTGGATTCCAGCGCGGCCAGGATGCCTTCGCTGTGGGCCAGCTGGTGGAACGCGGCCAGCGCCTCCTCGTCGGTGATGCCGACATACTCGGCGCGCCCGGCATCGGCCAGGAATGCATGCTCCGGGCCGACGCCCGGGTAGTCCAGGCCAGCCGACACCGAGTGGGTTTCGGTGATCTGGCCGTCGTCGTCGCAGATCACATACGTGCGGTTGCCGTGCAGCACGCCCGGGCGGCCCGCGGCGATGGAGGCGGCATGGCGGCCGGTCTCGATGCCGTCGCCGGCCGCTTCGGCACCGACGATGCGCACGTCGCGGTCGTTGAGGAAGGCATGGAACAGGCCGATGGCATTGCTGCCGCCGCCGACGCAGGCGGTGATCGCATCGGGCAGGCGGCCGTAATCGGTGAGCATCTGCGCGCGCGCTTCGCGGCCAACGATGGCGTTGAAGTCACGCACCATGCGCGGGTACGGGTCCGGGCCGGCCACGGTGCCGATGATGTAGAACGTGTCGCGCACGTTGGTGACCCAGTCGCGCATGGCTTCGTTGAGCGCGTCCTTGAGCGTGGCCGAGCCGGAGGTGACCGGCACCACCGTGGCCCCGAGCAGCTTCATGCGGTAGACGTTGATCTTCTGCCGTTCGATGTCGGTGGCACCCATGTAGACCACGCACTCCAGGCCCAGACGGGCGGCCACGGTGGCGCTGGCCACGCCATGCTGGCCGGCGCCGGTCTCGGCGATGATGCGGGTCTTGCCCATCCGCGCGGCCAGCAGGGCCTGGCCAATGGTGTTGTTGATCTTGTGCGCGCCGGTGTGGTTCAGGTCTTCGCGCTTGAGCAGGATCTGCGCCCCGCCCACCTGCTGGCTGAGCCGTTCGGCGTGGTAGATCGGGCTGGGCCGGCCCACGTAATGGGTGAGGTCCTTGTCGTAGGCGGCGATGAAGGCCGGATCGCGGCGCGCCTCGTCGTAGGCGGCCGCCAGTTCCTGCAGCGGCCCGATCAGCGTTTCAGCAACGAAACTGCCGCCGTAGCGGCCGAAATGGCCCTGGGCATCGGGGTAGGCGTGGAAATCGGTGATGGGGGATGCGGACATGGCGCGACAACCGATGGAGACAGGAGGCCAATTTAACGCACATGTCATGACAGGAATATCGATAATATCTGCGACAACCCGTCAGGAAAACTCACATGAGCGACCTTCCCCTGCCGCCGCTCAACGCCCTGCGCAGTTTCGAGGCCGCCGCCCGCCTGGGTGGGGTGGGCCGTGCCGCGGAGGCCCTGCACGTCACCCATGGCGCGATCAGCCGCCAGCTGCGGGTGCTGGAGGATCACCTGGGCGTGGCCCTGTTTGAACGCGACGGACGCGGGCTGCGCCTGACCCGGGCCGGGGCCGAGTTGCAGAGCGCCTGCGAGGGCGCGTTCGGGCAGATCCGCGAGGCCGTGGGCGCGCTCAAGCGCCAGCAGCGGCCCGACGCGCTGGTGCTGGGCTGCAGCGGCAGCATCCTGGCGCGCTGGATGATTCCGCACCTGCCGGCGCTGCAGCGCGACCTTCCGGCGCTGGCGCTGCATTGGTCGGCGCAGGACGGCAGTTTCACCGACGCCCAGCGCGGCCTGGATGCGGTGCTGCTGCTGGCCCAGCCACCGTGGCCGCGGGGTTGGCAGATGCGCGAACTGGCGCCGGAACGGGTGGGCGTGGTGGTCAGCCCGCAGCACCCGGCGGCGGCGCGGTTGCGCCAGCAGCCGCCGACCGCCCTGCTCGGGGAAGCGCTGCTGCATACCGCCTCGCGCCCGCAGGCGTGGCCGGCCTGGGCGTTGGCGCATGGGCTGGACCCAGCTCAGCTGCAAATGGGCAGCGGGTTCGAGCACCTGTACTACCTGCTGGAGGCAGCGGTGGCCGGGCTGGGCGTGGCGATCGCGCCCGAGCCGCTGGTGGCCGACGAGCTGGCCGCCGGCCGCCTGTTGGCGCCGTGGGGCTTTGGCGCCACCGGCGGGTTCTGGGTGCTGGCCACGCCCGACGGGGCGGTGGATGCTCGGGTGGACGTGCTGGCCGAGTGGCTGCAGCAGCAGTTGGCGGGGGCCTAGGTCCCCACCGTTGGTAGGGACGCTGCCGGAACCCGCGTCGGTCAGACGGCGGTCGGTGCCGCCAGGCGCTGCTGCACGTCGTCGCGCAGGCGCGCCAGTTCCACTTCGGCCTGCTGGCGCTGCTGCATGCCCTCGCGGTGGATGGCGCGCACTTCTTCCACCGTGGCAATCAGCTGCTCGTGCACGTGGCGCAGGGTGGCCACGTCGATCACGGCGCGCTGGTTGGCCTTGGCCGTTTCAACGGTGGTCTGCCGCAGCAGGTCGGCATTGCGCCGCATCATCTCGTTGGTGGCATCGTCGATCGCGTTGGACAATGCCACCGCGTTCTTCTGCTCGTTGAGCGACAACTGGATCGCGAACTGGCGCTTCCACGACGGAATGGTGATGTCGCGGACGGTGTTGAACTTCTCGATCAACAGGATCGCGTTGGCCTGGATCAGCCGGATCATCGGCAACGACTGGTCGGCTGCGTGCTGCATGACCAGCAGGTCGCCCACGCGCTTGTCCAGCAGCCGGATCGCGTTGTCCAGCTCGCCCTGGCGGATCCGCTGCTGCGGATCGTCCGGGCCCTGCCCCGCCAGCTGTTCGCTGCGCAGCGAGGCGATCCGGCGCTTGCCGGCGGCGATGTGCAGGCCCAGGCCGTGGCGCTCTTCGCGGACGATCTCGTGCATGCGGTCGAACTCGACCACGCGCTGGCCCATCAGCGCCTGCTGGCTGCCCACGTCGCCCATCAGCTGTTCGATCTGACGGTTGGTGTCGCTGAATTTCTGCACCAGCTCGCCCTTGGACGCGCGCAGTTTGTCGATCAGCCCACCGATCACCGGCACCTTTGAGCGTTCGGCCAACCCGTCAAGCTTCAGCGAGCGCGCGATGCGCACCACCTCGCCCAGCTTGTCGCCGCTGGCATCGAGGTCGCGGTTGCGTACCTGGTCGAGCAGCTGGCTGGAAAACGCCGCCGTCTTGGCCGCCGCGTCGCGCCCGAACACCTGCAGGTTGCCCGGCCGGATGTCCTCCAGGCTGCGCCCGATCTCGGCGATCTTCGGCAGGTCGTCCCGGCCCAGGCCCAGCGCCTGCAGCGCATTGTCATCGATGACATCCACGCTGACCTCCACCGGGAGGGGCGCGTTCGGCTGGGAATCCTGGGTCATCGGTGCATCTCCATTCTGAAGGGCGGCCGGAGCGCCGGCACGGGTCAGTGTACTCAGGGAAGTCTAGCCTGCGCCGCAGCGACCTCGGCGCGGATCTGGCCGAGCAGCTGCGCGGCCTGCTCGTTCTGCCGTGCATGCGTCCGGGTGCCGCTGGCACGGACGGCCTGCTGCCACGCCGGCACCAGCACCTCGGCAATGCGCTGGAAGTGGTCCAGCAGCGCGGCGTCCTGCGCCTGCAACAGCTGCGTCTGGCCGGCCTGCACGCGTTTGAGCGAGGCCAGCGTGCGCAGGTGCACCACGCGCTGCTGCAACGTGCCCTGCGCATCGATGGGCAGGCCAGCAGCCAGCGCCGTTCCGGCCTCGGCCCACCGCTCCAGCGCCTGCGCGTCGTGCAGATCCGCCGCGGCCGCGTGCGTGCCCGCCTCGACCACGGCGCCCAGCCGGCGCGCATGCGCCTGGGCATTGAGCAGCAGGACGCCGCACTGCGCCTGCAGCACGTCGGCATCGGCCTGGCGCTCCACGTCGCGCCCCAGCAGCCGCCCCCACCAACTGGTCTGGCGGCGCAAGCGGGCCGGGTTGCCCGCCTGCAGCGCCAAGGCAAGCCGCGACAGCGCCTCGACCAGACCGCTGCGCGGGTCGTCCTCGTACGCACCGGCACCCGCCGCGCGTGGCGCCATCGCCTGCACCAGCACTTCGCCGTAGCGCGACAGCACCGCTGCGTCGGCGACAAGGGTGGCCGGCGGCGCCGGCAGTGCGGGCAGCGACGGCGCGGTCATGCAGGCGCATCACCGCCGTCGCGTTCCCACCGCGGCGGCAGGCTCGATTCGCCGTAGAAGTGGCGCATCAATGCCTCATCCAAGGCGCGCTCCTCGGGCGTGGAGGCGCGCCTGGGGCGGGCACTTACGCGCGGGGCGGGCCCGCTCTCCATCTGCTGGCGCACCCATCCGGCCAGCAAGGCCAGCGTTTCGCCGGTGCGCACCTGTTGCTGATGCGAATCGCCGAGCAGCTGCAACAGCGGGGCCAGCCCGGCCTGCAAGCCACTGGCCAGCGGTTCGGCCAGCGCCGGTGCCACCACTGGCGCGGCGGGAGGGGCGGCAACCGGTACCGACTCGGCGCGTGCGGCCGACAGCCGCTCCAGCGCCGACAACAACGCCGGCCAGGGCGCGGGCTCCGCCTCGGCCACGGCCACTGGCGGCGGCAGCTGCAAGGCGCTGGCGATATCGGCCAGCTGCGCCACCACGCGCCCGCCGACATCGGCGTCGTCGGCCCCCATGGCCTTGTTGCGCAGGAAGTCACGCTTGATCTGCTGCCAGCGCTCCAGCTCGGCGCCCTGCAGCAGGCCCCGCAGTTCGGCCAGCTTGAGCAGGTTCTCCTCGGCCCCGGTGGTGAGCAGCTGCGCCTCGCCCTGGTAGTGGTCGGACACCAGCTGCTGCAGCTCGGCGTCGTTCATCACCGGCGAGATCTTCTCCGACAGCTTGTTCATGTTGCGGTAGCTGCCCTGCAGCCGGAACGCCGGCTCGGTGCGGTAGCGGTCATCCTGCGCGGCACTTGCGATGTACTGCTGGTTGACCCGGTAGACCACGTCGCGCACGCGCAGCATGCGCTGCAGGGTGGCGACGATCTCGTTGACCTCCGCGCCGCTGTAGGCGTGGCTGAGTGCGTTGGTGGACACCTCCTTGCCCATCGCCCGCTCCACGAGCAGGTACAGGTCGGCCATGTCGCGCGTGGCCAGCGGCGCCAGCACCGGATTGGAGGTCAGGCTGTTTTCGATGTAGCTGAGGGTGAAGGCGTCTTCCATGCCGCCCAGCACGTCACCCAGGTTGTAGATGTCGGCGCGGTTGGCCAGCATGTCCGGAATCTTGAACACCTCGCCGGACTCGGTATACGGGTTGCCGGCCATCACCACGCAGAACTTCTTGCCGCGCATGTCATAGGTGCGGGTACGCCCGCGCCACACGCCTTCGATGCGGCGCGTGCCATCGCACAACGAGATGAACTTCTGCAGGAATTCCGGGTGGGTGTGCTGGATGTCATCGACATACAACATGGTGTTGTTGCCCATTTCCAGCGCCAGGTTGAGCTTTTCCAGCTCCTGGCGCGAGGTGGCGTCCGGCGCCTGCGCCGGGTCCAGCGAGCGCACCTCGTGCCCCAGCGCCGGGCCGTTGATCTTCATGAAGACCAGGCCGAGGCGATGCGCCACGTATTCCATCAGCGTGGTTTTGCCGTAGCCGGGCGGCGAGATCATCATCAGCAGGCCCATCAGGTCGCTGCGCTTGTTCTCGCCCACCGTGCCCATCTGCTTGGCCAGATTGTCGCCGATCACGCCGAGGTAGACATCGTTGATCAGCTTGTTGCGCACGAACGAGGACAGCGGCCGCGCCTTGAACTCGGACAGGCGCAGGGTGTCGCGTTCGCGTGTGACGATGCGCTGGCGGACGGCCTGGTAGGCGTGGAACGCAGGCACGAACACCGCGGTGTGGTGCTGAAGGCGCGCCAGGAAATCATCCAACGACAGAGTCATGTGGCCCTGTACGATGCGCGGGTGTTCGCCCAGCAGGCCGTCCACGCTGACCAGCAGCGCGACGTCGCTGGCGCGGGTGCGCAGCGCGCGCTGCACCAGCAGCAGTGCGGCCGCCTCGTCGGCATAGCCGGCATGGTCGGTGAATGCGGGGGTACGGCACAGGGCGCGCAGCCACTGCCCCGCCAGCGCCCAGCGCGCGCCCAGGCCGTCCTGCTCGCGCTGCAGGGCGCGCTCCAGCGCCTCGCGCTGGCCGGCCGCCTGCAGCTGTTGACCCAATGCCTCCAGCAACGCCAGCGCGTAGCGGCTGCTGGTAAACACCGGTTCGCCGGCCGACAGTTCGTCGGCCAGGTAGGCGGCGGCCGCCAGGTGGTCGGCGGCCGAGAACGGCAGCGCGTGTTCGTCATTGAATGCGGCCAGCGCCTGCGTCATCTCCGTGCGCAGTGCCTGGCGGCCCTCATCGGACCCGAACAGGCGCGCGATCGCATCGGCGCCGGCCTGGCGTGCCGGCCACTGGGCCACGTCTTCGCGGCGCTGCCGTGCGGCCCAGAACAGCATCGCCAGCGCGCGCACGCGCGGCGCGTGCAACAACGTGCCGGCCGCCTGCTGCAGCGGCAGCAGCGCGCGCAGGATCACGGTGGCGTCGTGGTCATGGATACCGCGCTCGTAACCCTCGCGGTAACGCGGCGCGGCGAAATCACGCACGCTGCGGTCCAGTGCATCCGGCTCGGCGGCGTTGTGCTGCAACCCGGCCAGGTCGAGCCCCTCGCGGTTTTCCATGGCCGCGCGCAGCACGCTGCCGGCCAGGTATTCGCCGCGGTACAGCGTGTCCGATTCCGAATCCAGGCTGAGCTGCCAGTACGGCTTGAGTTCGGCCAGTTCGGGATCGTGCAGCGGCTCAAGGAAGTCGGTGCCGGTGAGGTGGATGGCCAGCGCGTCGCCGCGCGGCAGGATGGTCAGATCCAGCGCCTGGGTGTTCACGCTGAAGCGGTGCCGCGGGCCAAGGCGCACGACGTTGCCGCCGGCCTCGAACAGGTCGCTGCGGTCGCGCAACGCGCGCACGGCCTGGTCGCGCACGCCTTTCAGGCGTGATTCGATGTCGTCTGCCTTGACGCTGTCACGCAGGCCGCGCAGGCGTTCGGCCAGTTCGCGCAGCTTGAGGATCAGCGGGTCGCCGGCGAAGAAGGCGTTGAGCTCGTCTGCGGTGGCGAAGCGCTCGGTGCGCTTGGCCAGGCCGTCGAGGATGCGGGTGGCCGCGTCCAGCACCGAGCGCGCCTTGCGCTGGCGCTCGTCCAGCAGCGCCTGCTTGTGGGCCTCGAAGGCATCGATCAGTTCCTCGCGCTTGGCCAGGATGTCGCCCAGGAACTGCTCGTGTTCGCCGAACTGGCTTTCCAGTTCCTCCAGCTGCACCAGCAGCCGCGACATCTGTTCGTCGGCACGTTCGGGATCGGTGGCCATCGCCAGCGCGCTGGTAATGGCCTGCGAGAACAGCGCGAACTGCGCGGCGAACTGCGCTACCGCTTCGGCCGACCCCAGGCTGCGGCGGCGCTGTTCGGCGCGCGCGCGGGCCTGGTTGAGGCGTGCGTAGATGGCCGAGATCGCCTCGACCACGCGGGTGCGCGCGGTGGCGTCATCGACCTTCAGCCCGGCCATCAGCTCGGACAGCATGTCCAGGTCGGCCGACATGGCGCGCAGGCCGGCCAGCTGTTCGTCCAGCACCCGCGCGCTTTCGGCCTGCTGCGCGGCCTCGTCCAGCGCCTGCAGGCGCTCGCCGAGCGGAGCCAGCGCGGCATCGCCGGCCAGGAACGCGCCGGTGGCCGCGCCGATGGCCTCATGCGCCTGCTGCAGCGCGGCGGTCATCGCATCGATCAGGTCGGTGTCGATGTAGCGGTAATCGCGGATGGTGAGCAGGTGCCCGCGCTGCGCCGAGATCGCATTGAGCGCCTCGACGAAGGACTGCACCTCTTTCCAGTTCTCCGGCTGCAGGCGGGCCAGCAGGGCTTTCTGCGTGCTCTGCGCCTGGGCCATGGCCTGCGCGGACTGCGCGCGGATCGACTGCACTTTCTCGTATTCGTCCAGCACCGACTCGCCGGTACTGCTGACCTCGCGCAGCAGGCTGACCGCCCCGCTGCATTGCTCATCGTCCAGCCAATGGTGGGCGTCGAACAGGCGCCGGGTGTCCTGCACCAGGCGCTGGTAGCGCTGCACCGACACGTCATCGCCCTCGATGGTGCGGGCCAGGTCGAACAGGTTGGAGATGCCGCGCACCAGCTCGGCGTTGCCGATGCGGCCCATGAAGGT
This genomic interval carries:
- the trpB gene encoding tryptophan synthase subunit beta; the encoded protein is MSASPITDFHAYPDAQGHFGRYGGSFVAETLIGPLQELAAAYDEARRDPAFIAAYDKDLTHYVGRPSPIYHAERLSQQVGGAQILLKREDLNHTGAHKINNTIGQALLAARMGKTRIIAETGAGQHGVASATVAARLGLECVVYMGATDIERQKINVYRMKLLGATVVPVTSGSATLKDALNEAMRDWVTNVRDTFYIIGTVAGPDPYPRMVRDFNAIVGREARAQMLTDYGRLPDAITACVGGGSNAIGLFHAFLNDRDVRIVGAEAAGDGIETGRHAASIAAGRPGVLHGNRTYVICDDDGQITETHSVSAGLDYPGVGPEHAFLADAGRAEYVGITDEEALAAFHQLAHSEGILAALESSHAVAQAIKIARDLPRDKLVLCNLSGRGDKDVHTIAAREGLML
- a CDS encoding polysaccharide deacetylase family protein, giving the protein MANARSVPVLMHHHVSPSPGMITVSPENFESQIAWLANNGWTSLTLAQYADFLAGKPVPRKSIVITFDDGYLDNWVYAHPILLKYGMHAVVFVVTGWMGEGPVRPHAGQPGVTLPPTPDHRGCEAAILRDDRTDDVMMRWSEARAMIAAGTFEVHCHTHSHTRWLKQDITREQKCEGITRDLSMARLVLQQQLGEVSDTLCWPYGDFDADYLPIARAQGFKYLHTTHPFGRNVVGGDPEHIYRFAIRNRPASWLRKRIAWSYHPLIAPVFNRFKAKQKKMVPGP
- the glmM gene encoding phosphoglucosamine mutase; translation: MGARRYFGTDGIRGRVGQGVISADFVLRLGNALGRVLTERNGHRPGHRPVVVIGKDTRISGYMFEAALEAGLVAGGVDVQLLGPMPTPAVAFLTRTLGADAGIVISASHNPHYDNGIKFFSADGEKLDDATELALEAALDSDFTTAESDRLGKAMRARDAVGRYIEFCKASVPRSFDLRGLKIVLDCAHGATYHIAPLLFRELGAEVVTIGAEPNGVNINDGVGSMHIDNLAKKVREVGADLGIAFDGDGDRVLMADDQGNPVDGDDLLYVLAASWQRNGRLRGPVVGTLMTNFGLEQALERLGLPFVRSNVGDRYVHQALVEGGGVLGGEASGHLLCLDRATTGDAIVSALQVLEVLRREGRTLRASLQDLSRVPQKTVNVRLGDVSAKAIVQAETVQAALVAAQAAVQGRGRAFLRPSGTEPVVRVTVEADTAELMQSTLDHLSGAVKAAAA
- a CDS encoding LysR family transcriptional regulator, whose amino-acid sequence is MSDLPLPPLNALRSFEAAARLGGVGRAAEALHVTHGAISRQLRVLEDHLGVALFERDGRGLRLTRAGAELQSACEGAFGQIREAVGALKRQQRPDALVLGCSGSILARWMIPHLPALQRDLPALALHWSAQDGSFTDAQRGLDAVLLLAQPPWPRGWQMRELAPERVGVVVSPQHPAAARLRQQPPTALLGEALLHTASRPQAWPAWALAHGLDPAQLQMGSGFEHLYYLLEAAVAGLGVAIAPEPLVADELAAGRLLAPWGFGATGGFWVLATPDGAVDARVDVLAEWLQQQLAGA
- the accD gene encoding acetyl-CoA carboxylase, carboxyltransferase subunit beta, giving the protein MSWLSKLMPSGIRTDNVPSKKRSVPEGLWEKCSNCGSALYGPELEDNLEVCPKCGHHMAIRARARLAALFDADSTTEIGARLGPTDLLKFKDQKKYIERIKASQKNTGEYDALIAMQGLMKGRPLVASAFDFAFMGGSMGSVVGERFSLAAEKAVEIGAPYVCFSASGGARMQEGLFSLMQMAKTSAALGKLREAGLPYISVLTHPTTGGVSASFAMLGDINIAEPQALIGFAGPRVIEQTVREKLPEGFQRSEFLLEHGAIDQICDRREMRERLSDLLAMLGRQPAPVADEVA
- the trpA gene encoding tryptophan synthase subunit alpha, whose translation is MDRIDACFARLRADGRKALIPFITAGDPGLDATVPVMHALAAAGADVIELGVPFSDPMADGPTIQRSSERALARGAGLRYVLETVAAFRRDDATTPVVLMGYLNPVEIHGTARFADAAIAAGVDGVLLVDLPPEEAAETRAIFTAAGLALILLASPTTADTRLDTLSAMAQGYLYYVSFAGVTGASERLDSSAASARLRDLRSRSTVPVVAGFGIKDAASAAAMAIEADGVVVGSALVAALGEAADAATAAQTATSFLPPLRQALDSGT